A section of the Oreochromis aureus strain Israel breed Guangdong linkage group 22, ZZ_aureus, whole genome shotgun sequence genome encodes:
- the LOC116324203 gene encoding formyl peptide receptor 2-like, whose product MFPSTSLPTHTLQSLKNDQATEVNISANLDIVSIILYTLTIVLGLTGNSVVIWVAGFRLKPTVTNVWLVNLAIADLIFCFTRIFSLVKKLLFDYWPFGLFLCKFDGFFKYANMFCSVFLLAVISLDRVLCIWQPIFTKRRRTLWAARVVAVRIWIIAILFSIPYFIHRQVYIGKNNLSQCSVDTKEKAEGYNSTKVVLYFIRFLCGFIFPFIVILVCYILAGVGIQQTRLSEKSRPLRILVCLVIAFFLCWAPYHCLLLMKMVDRKNAVVKIWYSVAKSIAYFNSCINPLLYFCMGLKVRGRFRQNLMGVYSRALGDDVDEQDNSVQ is encoded by the exons ATGTTTCCCAGTACCTCTCTGCCTACCCACACACTCCAGTCTTTGAAGAATGACCAGGCAACAGAGGTGAACATCAGTGCCAACTTGGATATTGTGAGCATCATCCTCTACACGCTGACCATTGTTCTCGGTCTCACTGGGAACTCTGTGGTGATCTGGGTGGCTGGATTCAGACTTAAG ccGACCGTCACCAATGTGTGGTTGGTCAATCTGGCGATAGCAGACCTGATCTTCTGCTTCACACGAATCTTCTCTCTTGTTAAGAAGCTCTTATTTGACTACTGGCCTTTTGGCCTGTTTCTCTGCAAGTTCGACGGCTTCTTCAAATATGCCAACATGTTCTGCTCTGTCTTCCTGCTGGCTGTGATCAGTCTGGATCGAGTGCTCTGCATCTGGCAGCCTATCTTCACAAAGCGTCGACGCACCCTGTGGGCAGCGAGGGTGGTGGCTGTCCGCATCTGGATCATAGCGATCCTCTTCAGCATTCCCTACTTCATCCATCGCCAAGTCTACATAGGCAAGAATAACCTGAGTCAGTGCTCTGTGGACACAAAAGAGAAGGCCGAGGGGTACAACAGCACCAAAGTTGTTCTCTATTTCATTCGCTTTCTCTGCGGCTTCATATTTCCCTTCATCGTGATTCTGGTCTGTTACATCCTGGCTGGGGTGGGAATCCAACAAACTCGCCTGTCAGAGAAGTCCCGCCCCCTGCGTATTCTAGTATGTTTAGTAATTGCCTTCTTCCTATGTTGGGCACCTTACCATTGCCTCTTACTGATGAAGATGGTGGACAGAAAGAATGCAGTGGTGAAAATCTGGTACTCTGTAGCAAAGAGCATTGCCTACTTTAACAGCTGTATAAACCCGTTGTTGTATTTCTGCATGGGTCTAAAAGTAAGAGGCCGGTTCAGACAGAATCTGATGGGTGTTTATAGCAGAGCTCTGGGAGATGATGTAGATGAACAAGACAACTCAGTTCAATGA